The Prinia subflava isolate CZ2003 ecotype Zambia chromosome 2, Cam_Psub_1.2, whole genome shotgun sequence genomic sequence ACAGTTTATCTGAAAGACACTCAACACAGTTTCTTAGGTATAAGGATCTCGGCACACCACCTAAAGCACATTGTTCAACTTAACCACTTGAGGACACCAGTAAGCACTAAAATACAGTGTTCCCAGGGGTTTCATAGAAATAAAGAACCTTCACTGTAATGAAGATCATTGTGTTTCCTATCCTGTCTCATGTTGCTATTTTGAAGACACTTGACATCACTGATGATAACTGCTACTAGTAAATTATTTGACCTTCATTAACCTAGTAAAAAGATAAACTTCATTGCTGTGAAAGCCACCAGATATTTACACGAACACAGGTTTTTGTGTTGTCAATATTTcgctgaaaaataaatcacctACAGGGTCAAGTCTGTGCTCATTGTATTGTCTCCACGTGAAATAAGTGCTTCCTAATGGGGCTTGGGAAGAGGAAGGACACAGATGATTTTTAGAGCAAGAACCAGGCAAAACTTCttgtttcccttctcttctaACACTGGGTCAAAGCACCAAAGACAATAAACAGGCGTGACCCACTTCTGCACCCTGTGATCTACTTTAATGGTTTAAGGTTCGTGCCAGTAACAGCAACTGAAACGAAAACATTCAAGATGACCTTTCAAAAAATGTCTTTGGTCAGTAATAAATGAGATGACTAGTACTATGAGAGCACTCACCATTcccaaaaagagaaatatttcagaccaggttttctattaatttattttgtacttttttctAATCACTTTGCAATGGTATGCTTTACAAGCTGCTGCCTCAAAAAGTAATTTCATCTTGtttgtaaagaagaaaaaaatgtgaagatCTAGCTAATTTAATGTCTGTCCAATGGTTAGGAAAAGTAAATACGTCTTGTCCCAGAGGAGAATAACGATGCAAAGTCTAGATTTCTCAGTAGAGCTGTTTCCTGTAACACTAACAAAGACCTAAAGTCTCACTATACAAAAGCAGGAACATCTGCAGCCTCAGAAAGGTAACTTCCTCCACATAAATCCAGAAGTTACTGAGATTATAGATGTGAGATTCACTGAAGTCAGATAATCATCAAAGGAGGCATCAGGTAAAATATATAACCTAATGGGTCATGAGTTTGTAATCAAATTCAAGTAAAAAAccttaaatgcatttaaaaagttATTATCTCTCAACTGATTAGGCTGTCACCTTATCTGGTGTGGTTCTGGGATGCTATTCACATCAGCactgaaaatactgatttttctgtacttttgaaggaaggaaaaaaatcacatttccctTTAGGCTGTATTAGACTCGCTGCACAAATGTAACTGAAGGATACATTAGATGGGTCCTTTCCCTTAGAGAAGGGCATGGTAAGAAGGGTCCTGTAAGCCACATCTGCTAACACCTGGACGGCTACAAGCGATTCCCCATCGCAGCATCAGGCCAGAAAACTGGTTACAAAAAGGAAAGATCTCATTTCAGAGTTCAGCTTCAATACCAAACTCTGCTACTCTGTCCCACATACACACAAATTAATGCACATTTGTGGGAACATTCACTTCTCCCTTCCTTGTGTGTTTTCATTACTGTTAAACCAAACATGCCAACACAAGAACTTCTGCCGTGTGAGATCACAGAGGCACTTTTGCAGTGTGAGAGAAAACTGCAGCAGCATCATGAAACAACTCACTAACTGGAGTACTCAGACTTAATGCTGAATTTCTTTATCTGTATCTTATAAATAATTGGATTTGGGTCGCAGTCCATTTCTATACAGAGTCATGATTATCAGCGGACCAGATAGTGACACCTCAAACTCTTTATAGATTATACAGGTGATCAGTGTCTACAGCTGGAATTTTGAAAACTagcaaaagaaaggcaaaaataatcCAGGAAATTGTTACCAATGTGAATAGAAGTCTtacaattattatttaaataaaagagcAGTTGTGCTCAAGTACAACACGTCTCTTTTTAGACATCATCCCAAACATCAACCAGATCTCTAAATAATTTCTGAGAAGAAACATGTTCTAGTGCTAGATTCCTAAGCCCCTGGAGAACGCCCAGATCATCTCCATTTAAGGTCAAGCAGGTAACAGCTGCACATTTTTGTTCCCCAGAACAAAATGCAGCAGACCAAAACCTTCAacacagatttctttctttaaagcttttcctttctgatatTCACAGGTGTCTGGACCTGTTCACCCAGGAGTGAATGAAAACAGTACAGTGATGTGCTCATGTATCATGTCTGTACTTGTTAGACTTGACAGGTCCCATAAGCAGTACTTTGGCATCTGCCTCAGAGCCCCAGCAAAAATCTCCATGAGCTACATGAGGGAATGATAACTAACCTGAACTAGAAAAATGTTCTCAAGAGAGTGTTCCTAAACAAGCCTTTCAGAGAAACATCAATACAAGATTTACAACACTTGTGTGTTCTGAACTTGTACATCTTATTGTTATTTggcaaatacatttttccatCTTAAAATTATTATCAGAGTTGACATTTAGAGAAGATGTGTATTATATGTTTCTGATGAAATCCTAGTATTTTTTCAATACATTTAAGTATCACTCTTTAAAATGGAGACCAAGCTATTACTATGTCAGCAGctcacaaacaaaaccaaattctCTTAAGGTACCTCGTTTCTAAAAAGCTCCAATTCATTAACAAAAAGAGCCAAGACTTTGGGGTAGAGTAACTAAATAACTTGACAATTTTACACTGATTTGGTAAAATGGAGGAATGGCATTGCAGCTGTTGCAGTGCTGGGTGTTTGACTTCATAACAAAATATAGAGGGTGAATTTCAATAGTACAAGTttcagaaaaaagcaaacaatccAATGCTAGCACTTTTCTTGGATGACAGCATAcaataaaaacatgaaacttCCCTCATAAAAAAGCCAAATACAGTCTGCTTGACTGTGAGAGATTTATAATGTTAATAATGCCATTATAAGTAAATTATGAAACACTTTGCACCAGTAAGGAACCATCACTCCTCCCTGTGAAGATATTCAATTAACTTTCAACTGAAATATGTGACCCCAGACTTCCTGGGTTTGATACTTAAGGACAACTGAAAGCAGGCAGATTTATTAGACTAAAACCAAGTTGCGAACTTCAACTATGATATAACCTATTTGCAGAAGAGCTAAAccatatttacaaaaataaaacagagctCAATTTGAAACAGAGTTGTACACCATCCCCAAAGTCTTTCTGTCTCTGGTTAGAATGATGTACTGCAGCAGGGCTTCCAGggaacaaaaaacccaaactaaacaaaaaaaccccaccctgtcTGGGTTCCTGCTTAAAGTCAAGCACTCTTCTATGCCAAACAATTATTGTCAAAACTGAATCTCTAGGTGTTCAGAGTTAGGCTGAGCTTCTGTATTTCTGCCTGCAATTTCCAAATCAGGAAAAGGCACATGCTGTCAGTTGCATCCACACAAAATGCCTGATGCTGGATGCCCTCACTTGACAGCTTAATCCCTTCACATCCAGTAAATCCTTCACTTCCCCAACGCACAAAACCTATTCTGTACATGCACTATGTTGTCACttctcagcacaggaaagtATACATAAGATAATCTGTAAAGCAGCATCAGGCTGCTACTCCTATccaaacaaagagaaaaggtTCTCAAAAAATTCGCTGAAATAGTTTCCAGTGACAGAAagtgggagaggaagaaaaaatgtggaagtgtgttttaaaggaaagatAAATACTTCAAAATACATAATAATGATAAATTTCAGAGATGACCCTACATATGccagatttggaaaaaaaaaatcctctaagTCACCCACTAAACGTTGGAAGAGacttgaaatacagaaaagttATTTCAGTTTAAGCACAGTGAGAAGAAAGACGATATTGGGAAGTATTCATCATACACTATAAACTGAATACCAGCTATGTAACAGAATTACCAAAACTACATAtattgaaaatgtaatttaaaaaataccttgGACAAAAGAAACTCATTCCATGTCAAACACCCACAAGAAATGTATTGGCCCTCCCTATTCAGGATTTTTTATTAAGAAGAAACACTGCTGTAGCAAAAGTAACACATCCAAAGCAGCTCCCTGAGTAAGTTCCCATTTTAAAAGTTCCTGTTTAAAAAAGGCAgtgtcagggagcagctctCTTTGCTACCCCTCTGAAGCATGCAGCTCTCCAGATTCCCTCATCCTGTGATTGAGCAGGTGCCTCCCTGGCACACAGCTCCTTTCACAAAAGGAAAGGTGCTGCCCATGTTTAATACATTACTGCTGGGAACAAGTTTAGAGGAGCCACTGCCTGTGTCCGAAGGCAAATGGGACCAATCAACTTGTGAGCTGCTGAGTGACACCCTGAGTCCTGCCTCTGAAACTTTTGTTATTTTGTCCCCCCAGCCTACTTCAATTATTTCCACAACTCGGTCACAGACTCGGACAAGTTGCCAGAGATCTACAAgcacatcccacagccctgagcaagCTCCTCTGTGCTTCACTAGGTCACACCAGAGGTAAGGAACCTCTTTTCTGTGTAATCTTTTAATTCTTGCAGGAAGGCACGCTGTAGCTGTACTTTTCTACAAAAATTTCCTCTACTCAAATTAACAGAGGGTTTTAACTGTTTatcaaaaatatggaaatatagGCATTATAGTCAGATAGACTGCTGTGCAGGGAGTCTTTCAGCAACAGTAAAGGCAACATGATTTCCTATATGTTCATGGGACACTGACTGTCCTTGGGTAGATGATTTATACAGGTGGTATTGCACAAGAAGGTGAGAAGGTTTCATCATGTTTCTCACACCTTcatctttccttttaaatttaataccttttgcttgttttttcttttgtctgtttggtttgggtttttaatctgaaatctacaaagggaaaaaatcccttaCAGTTTTGCAGATGCAttctttttcccaaagctgCCTGTTCACAGACCAGCAAGGGCAAAGAAGCTCTTTCACCACTAactctgtaaaatatttttctgatccAACACATTGAGAGAGTAAACCTTTTTTTTGCTGTATGATGAAAAATTAcccttaattaaaaaaattaaatgatttATAGCAGTACTAGAACTGAAATTATATCATGTTACTCTAAGTGCAGTTCAAGCTACAGAATCAATGTAGTGTTTTTGCTTTGACATCCatgaaaagtttattttctcctgttgtTCATTGTAACCAACACACTTGTCCTAGATTACTTCTAATAACAGAGAAATAGTTTAGCTAGGATTTGTAACATCATGAACTGaatttcaaatgcagaaaataacCCATTTATTTCTAAGGGAAGCACAGACATGTTGTACAATGAAATACAATCCCAGCTTTAAAATCATTGAAAAAAAGGTACACCTCAGAGAAACATGTCACATAGAGAACATTCAATATTTacatatacaaatattttaaaaagaaatacaattcATGAATATGTATGTCTCTAAGTTACTTACGCTCCTTACAATCATGTTCCCCTCTTCCATCAATTCACACATTATTACTTATGCCTACATATGATTCTGGTTAGAGAAGAGACAAAACTAATAT encodes the following:
- the PLN gene encoding cardiac phospholamban isoform X1 — its product is MQLSRFPHPVIEQVPPWHTAPFTKGKPTSIISTTRSQTRTSCQRSTSTSHSPEQAPLCFTRSHQRWVTAPWRINKQAPQRLSKAKRRY